In Streptomyces sclerotialus, the DNA window CCCAGCCGGCCACACCCATGGCAGCCATCGGATGGGTTCAAGAGCCGTCAGAAGGGCTCTAGCCGTACACGGGCGCGCCGGCGAGCGCCCCCGGAAGCCGGGGCGGCCGGTCGTACGCGAAGGGCGCGGGCGCACCGTCCGGGAGGCTCGCTGTGCCTCCCGGGCCGTCCGGTGCGGACCGCGCCCAGGGGTGCTGTCGCCGGGAGTCGGCAGGTCCGGCGGTCTCCCGCCCCGCCGGAGCGTCGCCCTACTCCTCGACCAGCAGCTTGTCGCGGAGCTGGGCCAGGGTGCGGGCCAGCAGCCGGGAGACGTGCATCTGCGAGATGCCGACCTCCTGGGCGATCTGCGACTGGGTCATGTTGCCGAAGAAGCGCAGCAGCAGGATCTTCTTCTCGCGCGGCGGCAGGTCCTCCAGCAGCGGCTTGAGGGATTCGCGGTACTCCACACCCTCCAGCGCCTCGTCCTCGGCGCCCAGGGTGTCGGCGACCGCGGGGGACTCGTCGTCGGTGTCGGGAACGTCCAGCGAGAGGGTGCTGTAGGCATTGGCCGATTCCAGCCCCTCCAGCACCTCTTCCTCGGAGATGCGCAGGTGCTCGGCCAGCTCGTGGACCGTGGGCGCACGGCCGTGCCGCTGGGAGAGCTCAGCGGTCGCCGTGGTCAGCGACAGCCGCAGCTCCTGCAGCCGGCGCGGCACCCGGACCGCCCAGCCCTTGTCGCGGAAGTGCCGCTTGATCTCGCCGACGACGGTCGGGGTGGCGTACGTGGAGAACTCCACGCCGCGCTCCGGGTCGAACCGGTCCACCGACTTGATCAGGCCGATCGTGGCGACCTGGGTCAGGTCGTCCAGCGGCTCGCCGCGGTTACGGAAGCGCCGGGCGAGATGCTCCACCAGGGGCAGGTGCATCCGGACCAGGGTGTTGCGCAGCTCCGCGCGCTCGTCGGAGCCCTCCGGAAGCTTGCGCAGCTCGTAGAACATCGCGCGGGCACCGCTGCGGTCGTGCGGATCCTGCGCATCATGGGGGTGATGCTGCGGATCCTGCTGCTGCCGCTGCTGCTCGCTGTGGTCCATGTGGTCCGCCCGCTCTGCCTGCTCCGCCGCGTTCAACCGGCCGCTGAGGTCGTCCGAGCCCATCGGGTGCGGCCGGGCCTGCTGCTCGGGGATGGCCAGTCTCGGCTCCATCCGCGCGCCGCGCTCCAGATCCTTCACAGGGCCCCCTCTTCGGTCATGGCGCTCCGGGAGCGGCGCCGCGCTTCTTGTGCAGACTGATGGAGACCGTCCGGTCCTCGGCGACGGTGGAGTCGACCTCGCCGGCCAGTGCGGAGAGCACCGTCCAGGCGAAGGTGTCGCGCTCGGGGGCGCGGCCGTCGGTGGTGGGGGCCGACACGGTCACTCGCAGCGCGTCGCCGACCAGCCGGAAGACGCAGCTCAGCACACTGCCGGGGACGGCTTGCTGCAGGAGGATCGCGCACGCCTCGTCGACGGCGATACGCAGATCCTCGATCTCGTCGAGGGTGAAGTCCAGACGGGCTGCCAGTCCGGCCGTGGCCGTACGCAGCACCGAAAGGTAGGCACCCGCGGCGGGCAGCCGGACTTCCACGAAGTCCTGAGTAGTCCCGGGCTCGCCTGCGATAGGGGACACCCTCACCTCCAAGGTGACACAAGCTGATTGAGCTGATATTCATGCCGGACCGGCTTCTCCCGGCGGGAGAAGCGGCCACCGGCACAGCGCATGCGCTGTGTGACGCTATCGCGATCTGCGGTGCAATG includes these proteins:
- a CDS encoding RNA polymerase sigma factor SigF, producing MEPRLAIPEQQARPHPMGSDDLSGRLNAAEQAERADHMDHSEQQRQQQDPQHHPHDAQDPHDRSGARAMFYELRKLPEGSDERAELRNTLVRMHLPLVEHLARRFRNRGEPLDDLTQVATIGLIKSVDRFDPERGVEFSTYATPTVVGEIKRHFRDKGWAVRVPRRLQELRLSLTTATAELSQRHGRAPTVHELAEHLRISEEEVLEGLESANAYSTLSLDVPDTDDESPAVADTLGAEDEALEGVEYRESLKPLLEDLPPREKKILLLRFFGNMTQSQIAQEVGISQMHVSRLLARTLAQLRDKLLVEE
- a CDS encoding anti-sigma regulatory factor, yielding MSPIAGEPGTTQDFVEVRLPAAGAYLSVLRTATAGLAARLDFTLDEIEDLRIAVDEACAILLQQAVPGSVLSCVFRLVGDALRVTVSAPTTDGRAPERDTFAWTVLSALAGEVDSTVAEDRTVSISLHKKRGAAPGAP